The sequence below is a genomic window from Ipomoea triloba cultivar NCNSP0323 chromosome 2, ASM357664v1.
tgtctattattacataaatcattttctatgctccaaaaggttgaatcctcaaTCCCAAGGGCCTCCACACTCAATTGAACACGGAGGCTAGACCTTTGTTTAAGACTCGATCAATGGTCTTTCCTCTTAAACTTCACTCATGTGACCAATTGAACTGCTCATATAAGTTACATAAATCATTTTCTATTCATCACTTCTTGACATGCCATTACATTTAGATATATTTCGGGGGATAGCAAATTCACAAGtatattatgaaattaaagagttttcttttttaatcaaTGACACATCAAGTAATGAATATTATGTAGTCATTTATTTTagtatgatagaataatatttttctttgattattatataaaggtaaaataatcaaataaacccCCTCAATCGATATATTAGTAAAATTGGGCCCTTTAAGTGAAAAAAATATCAATCACACCCCTTAAACCGACAAATATATTCAATTGAGACTTATGAAAACCTATTTAGCCTGTTGATTTAGTGTATATATAACTTTTCTACAACTAACATAAATCTAAgcgtataatttttaaaatttatttttatctttttcaatttttaaaaatatatatcttatCTTCtacttttttcaaaaataaaataaaagagataaaAACAAAGACCGCCAACAAACTACTAATGGTTGTATCCCTCTATCTTCTACTGATAATCATGGTTGTTGCATTGGAAAACGACAGAGGCGGCCACGATAACATTCATCATAAAAGGTCTAGTTCTAGACCCTTATTTCAAACAACCATGGTTGTATGTAAAAGATAGAGATAGATGGCCACCAAATCACCATGGTTGTATGTATTATGTATGGTAGCAATATATAAAGAAAAGTTGGTTAAATAAGCCTCTTAAGTTAGTAGaatagtgcaattaagccctttaagtgaaaaaaaattttcaatcacACTCACTTATATTGATAAATATGTTTAATTGAGCCCTAGGATAACCTATTTAGCAAGTCAAATTTGACGTATACATGACTTTTTTAGAGCTGACGTCGATCTAAGtgtacaatttttaaaatataattatatctattacttaaaaaaataatataacagAGGTCACCTGCAAACTACTAGTGGTAGCTGTCAATCTCCCACTATCTTTTACAGAAAATCATGATTGTCGTAATGGAAGACGACAAAGACTGCCACAACTACCTTCATTAAAGAGTGTCTAAATTTAGACCCTTACTCCAAACAACCATGGTTGTATGTATACGATAGAAAGTAGATGGCCACAACAATAGTTTGCTTGtggttgttgttattgttttaaagtttaaatttgtaaataaaaaatagattatattaacaaatttaaagagataaaattaaatcatatttcgTAAATACTATACACTTGGATCCATGTTTATTCTAATAAAGCCATGTATACATCAAATAAAGAATAACTTGCTAAATAGCTAGGTTATCTTAGTGCATgcacttcaaaaaaaaataaaaaaaattacctcagtattaaattaattttaatttttttaaatttaagtgatttttttttgctatAAAAATCTCATCAAATAATGTCAAGCAATAATACAAGGTCAGACAATAGGGAATTTATCCATtatcttaacaaaaaaaacatataacttGCATCACTGCACAAGTTATTCCAAAGATTGAAATATATAGGATATATACAcaccttttttatttaaaatactcatgattaattcataattagttaatttatgcacaacaaacaaataaacaaaaaagttaGATGTAGCCTGAAAGATATTGATCTAGTAGATAAAAACTTcacctacaaaaaaaaaaaaaaaaaatgtttttagcGACGGACACAATCCGTCGCTAAAAAAGTTTAGCGACAGATGAGTCCGTCACAAAAACCATCCTTGCTAGAATTTAGCGACAAATTTTTTTCCGTTGCTAGGGTCTAACGACGGAAGGTCGCTAAATTCTTTTAGGTGACGAATTTGATGATGAAATTTGTGAAGGAATAGCGACGATAATTTTTGTCACTAAATCTAACGACggaaaatccgtcgctaaatcaaGAAACTATCCATCACTAATTTCCTAGTTTGAAGATCTGGTGAcgtatttgaattttgaaagggAATAGCAACGAATATTTCTGTcgctaatttatatatatatatatatatatatatatatatattatttatttcaattaaaatccctatttttttaatttacatgtTAAAGCTTAAAATTCATATCAACACACAATATCTAACACTATTATCATCAACACTACTTAAtactatcaaattttatatcatcataaaattaaactattatcaaactttatactaacacaatattttaaatcacactttaatacaataatatatatcatcaaaacacaATACTATAAAATCAAAACGGTAATTACATAACAAAAGTCTTAAAGTAGcatttttgattgattttggaAGTATTGCAAATCCAGTAAATGATGCAAATCCATTGTGTGTATACAACGTTGATGGAATTTAATGAAAATGGAAACTATCAACATGATACACCTCCACTCACCTGCAAAACATGATTACATTATTTTCACAAGCCATCAAGCATCAAGCATCAAACATCATACTCTTTTCTTAGCATTCAATTTTATTGGAGCTAAGTTTTAAACTCAAAAGTTCAAGTAAATAGGCACCAGTAAATTTTTAAGTCAAAGAGTTCAAAAATAGACTACAAATGATCTTAATTTTAAACTCAAGAGCTCAAGATTACTAATTCATAAATAACATCTAACCACCATTGTTAAATATCTAACCAGTGACAGATCCAGCACTGCTGCCCCACTACCCCACCAcatatatgtagtatatatataagatatacTAATATGTAACCAAAGATTAGCGTGGCTTAAATGGTAAGTTTGCATTGTATTGACGAAATGGTCTAGTGTTTGAACCACCTGGTAGGTTTTGATGAATTTCTTTCAAAATACAATGATGAAATGGTCCAGTGTTCGAACCACCTTATAGGTTTTGATgaatttctttcaaaatttttaatatcaatagtgagaattctaattgaattttttatttgtaataatgtgactttttttttccattttttaatatcaatagtgagaattttaattgaattttctatttgtaatattgtgattttttttttcatttcttaatattaatagtgagatgagtgaaattttatttttggcattttttttaatattaatagtgagaattctaattgaattttttatttgtaacattgtgacttttttttttcttttttaatattaatagtgagatgagtgatttataataatgtgttttctagtcaaactattttatctaattaattacggagtatgttttatattttattttaaatatttttatcttgatgtatttCGACTTTTCATCTCtagttaacaatatttatgactcgaTCTCTAcgtgtttcattttttaaaaagaatatctCGTTAGTTTATCTTTCGCCCCCACTGAGAAAAttttctggatccgccactgcATCTAACCACCATTAATCAAAGTCTCTTAGTCAATCATCATCAACTTAGTTAATCAAAGTCCCTTAGTTAACAATAACTTTCATTAAAAATGGTAATTGAAGTGAAAATACTATTAAAATGATAATCGAAGATTATGGGAAAAAAATACCATTATGGGACATTATCATTAGTATTATGAAGATATTATATAGTAATGAGAatacatatgatgtacatttagtttaATGTTTATGAATATTAAGACTTAAGTTTATTGACatttagaacaaatattatgaatatagtatggaatgaatgttattaaacatgtgtatttttaatataatatttatgtacattaaattttatttttatgaacaaatattatgaacataatatattaaatatgatgAACTAGGATCACCATGTACTGCCAATGTCTTTGTGGTCAATCGGCATCTGGTGTACattcccatgtggaagggagtgagtTCGCCTCAGTGGaagcatctgttgactctttgcgtgagttcgagcctcagtggagacatctgttgactctttgcgCTTGTAGGTTGAAGATCACCATGTATTATTAAATCCTTATCCACGATATCATTTGTCCACATCGAACCGGGCAGCTTCGGAGAGTCTGTGGGCTAGGCGCGTGGAAGAATGGATTATCAACGCGTAAGCAAGTTGAACGTGAACTGTGAAATGAAACACGTGCCTAATTGGCAATTGCCTTCCAGAGTTGATAGTTCCATTGCCTTCAATTTTATAGGTTGGACTGTTGGAGACTTGGAAGTGTTCCATTGTGAATAATCTATAAAATTTgttagaaatattttattctctcTCAAGACtccaataaattatttaattgttatgaaacaaaaggaaaatagtGGATGTCCAAGTTGTGGTTCGAACCTTGGAACATTCACTTAAAAACTAAAATCTAATCCACTTAGCTATCACGGCTGTTGGTGGTAGATTGCAGAACATTTAATAACTAAATGTTGTCTGGAAAGCTAGTTCAGGATGGAGTAAAAAGCTATGGGTTAGGGGAATTGAACCCGTGACTTTAGGCTGGCAGCTAAGCTTTTAGGCGTTTGACAAATCCATCCAGACTAGGACAATTATGTGCAATTactgtagatatatatatttgtttactccACTCCTGATAGTATAAATACCCCCTCCACTCTTTGAAAAGATTATCTCAGAAACATCAATGAAAGTGCTTCTTCCTTCTTCTAGTTTCGGTGTTTTCCATTTCAGTTTCTTCATTTCATATTATCACTAtcatagttattattaatattatttacaacACGTTATCGGCACGAGTGCTCTACCCAAACCCACAACAATACCTTCCACCACTTTTCCGACGagccaagaaaaaaaaatgaaagcacCACTGCCAACGTTCTCCATGGCTCGTCGTCCACCACCGTCGACGCCGTACTGTCCACGTTGCACACCGCACAGCCACCTGTCGCCGGCTACCTTGGTCACTCGCCGTCGCCTCCCACTGCCGCCGGCGCCATCACCATTTCTGGTAtatctctttctctcttcctTCTCGGTTACGGACAAACAGGTGAAGTTGGAGATGAAAATCACGGCTCACGGGTATGCTTTTactattcttattattattattaaaatgaaaGGAATAAAGCAAGTGGGGAACCTGGAGATTCTCTACAGTATGCTGTATGCATAATGAAATTGCTGATCTttcactttattattattattattattattattatattatttattaatataatacgTATATCAGCCATGTGCTCATACATCacattataattgattattaatGATGTTTGGAATTAGGCCATTCGTGACTAATCCTGTTAACATCAAACTTGATTGTGTCTCCTGGAAGCTAATCCGATTGACAGATTCAAAATTCGCAACTGGttaaatacattaattatggAGCACGACTGAAAATGATTAGGGAGAATTATATCGGAGATTTTGACCATACTTCGATGAGGTTTGCTTccttcatattttaaatatgatataatATTATCAATGCCATATATATGACAATTATGTGCAAATGATTATTCATTGCACTAGTGAAATATTATTAGGAATTGATCATATTTcctagaattattattatggcatgtTTTAGACAAGAATATAGTCCATATATttgtttgatgattaaattttgagagcataattgaaTATTGTCACACTTTTTAGATCaccatttcatatattatataatgatgtatatatatgaatattatgtgacAATTGTTTTTGTCTCAATTTGCTCCATTATGGTTTATAAATATATGCCATATGATTTATCCCATTTGCTATAAATGTTTTGATATGCTTATCAAAATTATGGGATTAATATGTATGCGTATTAGGTATATGCTATccataaatatcatatattgaaAATGGATGTGAACTATGATATTTAATGTGATGCCTAAATTTTAAAGGCTATATACTATGATATTTAATGTGATGCCTAAATTTTaaaggctatatatatgcttgAAAGAAGCATATTAAATGATCAAGTTGATGAGGAAGTTTAAGATGAACAATAAGTCATAATGTTTTTAATTGTCAGTAGTATTGATGAACAATAAGTCATAATGTTTTTAATTGTCAGTAGTATTATTGGGAGGAGGAACATCTTCATCTAACAAAGCAAGTACTTCCTGTATGTCCTCCGGTGCTAATTCAGGAATATCAGGAAATATAGGAGCTTGTGATGAACTCTCAGGAATAGTAGAAGGAATAGTAGGAGCTTGTGATGAACTCTCAGGAATAGTAGAAGGAATAGTTGTCGGATCTATATACCTTCTCTTTTTAGAACTATTCCTGTCACATTTGTCTCTGAGTCTTGTTGTTGCCTCAGCCAATTCTATGTTTGGATTCTGTAGAATCGCTTTCTTCTCATCTTCTAACCCCTTTATTACCCTTTGCAGTTCAGCTTGATCTTTGATTTCACCGAATTCCTACACCACAAATTGTGTTAAACCTACTTCAAAATATCAAGTTgaaagaaaattagaaattacCTGGACATTTGCTAATAGCCTGTCCAAACTCACAAGTTTCCGATAAGGCCAGTAGGCAATCCCTACTTCCCTACATTTTTTCTTGAAAGTTGCTCGCCCGACCTGCAATTCTTCTGCAGCTTGATCAGCGGTCAAATAGAAATATTTAgaaaacttttcaaaagttaGTGTGGTAGTATCACAAAAGGTTCTCCTAGTCCTCTTTCTCCCAATAAATACATTTGCATTTATATTTGCTACATCTACCGCTGTAATGGTATTATCTTCCTCTACCACTACAGTATTGCTTTGGTCTGCAACCACAACATCTGTAACTGCAGTACCTGCATTAAAAGCTATAAGTTAATATCACACTTATAGAATAAGAATTCTAGAAAATGGTTGAACCCTTACCAACTATCTCGTTCAATTCTGGTGGAGCATTCTCAAAATCTCCCACAGAAGTATGATCTGTACTCTGTGCACTATCCCTTAACGGTGATAGGTGAATCTCATCCCAAAAGGAAGAATTATCCTGAGATGAGGAATTAGTAGTATTTGCCATTTGCAAAAAAGTACAAAAGAAGTAAACGAGTAATATGTCTAGAACGGTGAATGCTCAGAAGTGAATGTGAGCGATAGAATGTCAAAAGGGAAAAACGGATAATGAATTTATAGCAATGAGCAATCGGTATTAGAATGCTAATACTGTTTGAACCGATTGAGTATTTCAAAGTCTGTTGTCTCGTGATTCCTGTGAAAAGATAACAATTATCGCATTTTTCTGTTTACAACGATTGCGGTTTTCAAACATCTTTAGGGAATACTGATTTGTCAGGGCTAACATTGATTTGGGCTAAATATTGATAAGTCAGACAGTAGTCTCCCTATTTGCATGATTATTTTATGTAGCATgcttaaatgaaaattttcaaattatatggGAGTCTAATTTGATATACTACTGTTTATGAAATCTGACACACTGCATATCATGATTATTCCCCTATACACCTAGTACGTATGTGATAAACATTTCCCAAATCTGCGTTTATATTCTTAGTATGCAGtctattttactatatcacCTCCATAGCGTATCTCTAAGGGCTATTGAATAaaactaggtatatatatatatgacgatCATAGAACTCCGTCTGATTGTCTAAATACCTAGAGCCTATTATTAGGGATCAATAGATACGCTGATTGCATACTTAATGAAGATCGGTtctcggcattagggggagataaggcccaaatttaataaaaatgccGAGAAGTTCCATGGAATGGAAAAATCTTCATTAGTTAAATCCACGTACTAGTTATACTGAACCAGAAGTTCAGAAGATAATCTATTTGcaatattagcaaataatctgccaaatatatatactgatcatgctgatcagaaaagagtgactaggtctTATATTTAATTCCCAATTTAGATCGTATATCTCTACTGATACTCCTTGACACACCAGAAGTGTAGGAGGTCTATCAGTTTATGAGATAAGGAACAcaatactagatctagtaaagaaACATTACCACTCTTATCTTGATGAGAATAATGTCCTGAAGACGTTCGTCCAGATGACGAAAACCCTAGTAAAGTGTACCGGTCAAACGtaatactagggatgcggaacgCCAGATCCTAATATCTTTGGGAAATGTCAACGATCTGGTTAATTTAGAAATTGTCATGAATgtgggagaaaattataatagttgtcgacaacacgagcctatataattgctcatttaaataaactggatccaggtgaggtgctagaagcatcctcattattgaatatttaaaagagcaattaaggcatagctCAACTCGCTAAAATACATTCTCTTTATGGCACGTACACCATTGATTGTAACCTCGTTGGTTACAAATGGGTGTTTGTACGAAAGATAAATTGAGAATGATGAGGTGGTATAATATAAAGCGAGTTTTGTAGCTCATGGGTTCACGCAGAGacccttgattgattttaatctCCCGCGTAGgatgacattaagttccgctacATAACATCATTGGCAGAATGATAAAATTAGATATGCAGCTGATATACGTCATGACCGCATAATTATGGGTCATTAGACTCAGTAATTTCCATCCTGAAGAAGGAAATGAATATGAGTATATTACGTGTCATTATGTGATCTTTAAAGGATTGCGACTGGAGAAGTTACTCTCTCAAGTAGTAGGGTAATGAGCCAGAAGTGTTCTTTAAGGGGTTGCTAATGAGCGTAGAGTTGCTACATTTGATAATGTTAGCTCATGCCTAAAAGACGGAGTTTTTGAAACGAAATACTTGGGAAAccccaagtattatctcgacctgaagatcgagcttttcttgaagaagttttatacaccagttagcctacttgaaaaaTGCCTTGAATATTTTGTATGNTGAAGAATGTTACCTTCAGGGGAGTATCATTTACTTGAATCATGAATATTATGCCCTGAAGTTTATATTGGGGTTATGGttgcactctttttcccttaactaagtttttcccattgggttttcttagcgtaaggtttttaatgaggcaaccggtgcaacacataatttaacatatatcatgtactcttttcctcattaggtttttcccactgggtttttctaatgaggtttttaacgaggcatgagtatagtCTAGtaatcctgaagattatacACTGAAAGTTTATGACTGGTTATCCCGAAGATTAGACCCTGAAGGTCATGAATgatttatggttgtactctttttccttagctaagttttttcccactgggttttcttagcctaaggtttttaatgaggcaaccttATATAACATATGTTTTTGAAAtacatcatgtactctttttcccttgacTAGGTTTTTTCCTATAGGGTTTTTCCTAGCAatgtttttaatgaggcatgtgTATGATAAGATGATGGCCAATGAAAATGCTGTTAATCAATATGGCATCATCTCAAAAATCTTTAGAAACAAGGAGGAGCATACGAACTTGATCTTCAATGATGACTTGATCAGGGGGAGCAcatattgtactctttttcccttatccaaaatttttccccaatgggtttttctttggtaaggtttttaacgaggcaatataGTGTTCATCTTTTGgacatccaagggggagtgttatgaaacaaaaggaaaatagtGGATGTCCAAGTTGTGGTTCGAACCTTGGAACATTCACTTAAAAACTAAAATCTAATCCACTTAGCTATCACGGCTGTTGGTGGTAGATTGCAGAACATTTAATAACTAAATGTTGTCTGGAAAGCTAGTTCAGGATGGAGTAAAAAGCTATGGGTTAGGGGAATTGAACCCGTGACTTTAGGCTGGCAGCTAAGCTTTTAGGCGTTTGACAAATCCATCCAGACTAGGACAATTATGTGCAATTactgtagatatatatatttgtttactccACTCCTGATAGTATAAATACCCCCTCCACTCTTTGAAAAGATTATCTCAGAAACATCAATGAAAGTGCTTCTTCCTTCTTCTAGTTTCGGTGTTTTCCATTTCAGTTTCTTCATTTCATATTATCACTAtcatagttattattaatattatttacaacATTAAtcgtataatttaatttttatggtattcaattaaatgttagttaataaatttatatattcaaaagtTAAATTAcacacataaaataaatttcaaaattattttttaaaaataaacaattaaaaaatttaattagcaataaaaataatggtTAAAATGGTATAACAAACAATTAGAGATGGTCTATtctatatgaatttatatgggtttttaaaaaacttttaaaagctTTAAATGTCTATAATTATCGCATATTAAAAATCACAAACTTATGTAAACAGATAAATCCCAATGTTTCATAACTTAACATCCTTTAACTGTTAAGTAGGAAAGCATCACCATAGTGATTTTTATAAGTTTTTTGCATAATTTTATGTTTAGGTGGAGGAGAGAGTtgagaaaaaatttacattcttacaaatataaattttttgtgtGACCCATTGCAAATAAAAGGATGAAGAAAAATCGATGCAAGTGCGTTTTCAGTGCATATagattacttattattattgtccACACAGGTTTAACTCACTGGTTCAGTAGACAGTATTTGGAAGAAGAGACCAATGTTTAAACCTCGACAGCAACAGTGTAGAAATTATGTCTAAAGTAACAAATCCTTGTGAGTACCGACAATCATTACTTAGATAAGAACATTTATTTTGATGCTTTCACTATAGTCTATAGGTCATCAAGTTAACATTAAAGTGGTCTTTTTATCATGCCGAATGAATATTCATTCTACAACAAAATTAGTGTAAAGAGAGCATTAATGGCTAGTCAAAATGTGTTGATTCAAAGACACTCCACTTTGTATTTTTCTCATTATACATCTTTAATACTTTATGaccaaaattcataattaagaCACAGAACTCATTATATCTCCTATACTTTAAAGACAGCGATGTCAATTTTTTCACAAAATAATATCGTAGATGTTAGAATACTATTTCAACTTTGGGTAACTCATAATTGAGTTGGGGTGTTTCTAATGAAAGGCGTGTAGGCCAAGTGTTGTGTTCCAAAAGATGATTAGAGAAAgtctcaatcattattgcatggaccatggtccacacagctgtgtggcccataaataaaaagtacatttttaatatactaaaaatatattatttttctacataaagtatattattttagagtacattatttaagtactgaaagtacatttatatatattatcaaataatgtaccttcagtacaaaaataatgtaccttcaatataataaaaatgtactttttatttttgattcacacatttgtgtggaccatggtccatgcaataatttgcgcTTTGGGTTATCCTTTCCAGGCTTGtgtttgttgagcatataatatataaacataaatgtacaatttaatttgaaatgcaGCACATGGCtcaatttgatatcaaagtCAATCTCATATTAAAGGTTATGGGTTCGAAATTGATCCTCACACTGTTGAGGGGCATAGGCTTTAAATTgaaatggagcacatgcttAACTGTGCTGACCCTCAAGCTAATAGTTATAACAAGCCATGGAGGTCCCTacctaaaattattattcacaaACAGAAGCTAAAGCAGAGCTTAAATAATGATGAAGCAAGTTACAATCATATGAGGTGGTGGTGTCCATTTTCTCTATGAATCTATGCAAGTACCAGATTTATAAGCCATCTAGAAAGCCAACAAGCAGGGAAGACATCATATGACATTTGCTTCTTTCAGACCACAGAGCATGGCAAAGGCTGCAGAGTTCTCTGCATCTTTAATTCGCAGCTTTTCCTCTCCACTCGCGTAGAGCACCCGAGACCTCTCCTTACCTACTGTGAAAACCACACCATCATCACCGCTTTCTACTTGAACtgagcacacaaactttctGTCATGGGATGGGCCGAGCTTCTTCTCAACTCTGCAAACATTATTAGCTAAAGTTCAGCGAAGAAACAACAGTAGTTTGTCACTAGACCAAAAGGTGTTAGATGTCTTTTATCAATAGAAAGTGCAACATTACAAACACTCTTTAGGTACTACCTAATTTCTAACACAATAAGCAGCATATATGTGATTGTGTTGCTACAAAGAGCATAACCGATAGCAAACTAGTCCAAAATTCTCAGGAAACATCAAACATCTACACATGCTTATTTTAATTCTCTCTGCTATCTTGGATGTTCTTACTACAGCAAGTGCAGAGTTTGGTCCTTAATTGTAGGATTCAGAAATGATGCAAAGATAATAAAAATGGTGGAATCTAGGCATATCAAAGTCTTGCCACGCTATAGAGGGAAAATTAGTGTCTGATTCCCTAGCTCGTGTTGTAGTGCAGAACGCCATGGAATAAGAAATTTATAAAGCCGAATAAATGAGAAGTAGAACTACTCAGAAAAAGAAGTTTGTACCTATAAGTTGGCTTGGGccatttcctttttccacaAAGTTCATACAGCTTCTGCTTTGCTCCATCGTTTCCCTTTGTCGCATCAAACTCAATGCTGTATTTGTTACTGACTTTATAAGCCATCTTCTCCAGTGCAGCCTTTGCTGCATGAAGCCTTGCATTTTCCTTTTGTTCTGAAGAAGATGAGACTAGGAATTCTCCATCAATATATACGCTTGCAATGTTTTTGTCTCCATTCCTCCAATGCTTTATATCTACCACTTTTCCAACTTTTTGGCAAAGTTCATACAGCATCGTCACAGGCTGGGGTTGGTGTTGTAGCATCTCGAGGGTGATAATGGGATCCATTAGGCCTCTAAAGATCTAGCGCCAAAAcgaaaaagaaaatcataagcAATGTACATAAATATACACCAACGATTTGCATTTGCACAGCGATTTTTAAGTCAAGAAGCAAGATAAATAAAATCAACCAAGCTTCATCCAGAACAAATAGGAGGAAAAAATCTCGAgccattcaatattttttttcctatataAATCAGAATCTTATTAGAACTTCAAACAAACTCTCCACAAAAACCCTCAATTTCTTTTCTAGAAATATAAACGAGTAGAATTCGGTGCAAGTGTGAATCATTCAACCTAATTGTCTTATTCAAGCAAAGCGGAATTGAAGTGCCTGCCAAAAATGAACGTATTACC
It includes:
- the LOC116011357 gene encoding ribonuclease 3-like protein 2, whose amino-acid sequence is MTPFRLTCAYALPESENEEEEMSSMEASVTAVEELLQYQFKKRKLLEEALTHSSYTESASYQRLEFLGDMALGLAITNFVFLAYPELDPGQLSLLRAANISTEKLARVAVRHSLYRYVRHNATALDDRVKEFVLAVQEEQETEFYGGVMKAPKVLADIVESIAAAVYVDCGFDLKELWMIFRGLMDPIITLEMLQHQPQPVTMLYELCQKVGKVVDIKHWRNGDKNIASVYIDGEFLVSSSSEQKENARLHAAKAALEKMAYKVSNKYSIEFDATKGNDGAKQKLYELCGKRKWPKPTYRVEKKLGPSHDRKFVCSVQVESGDDGVVFTVGKERSRVLYASGEEKLRIKDAENSAAFAMLCGLKEANVI